A section of the Tachysurus fulvidraco isolate hzauxx_2018 chromosome 7, HZAU_PFXX_2.0, whole genome shotgun sequence genome encodes:
- the patl1 gene encoding protein PAT1 homolog 1 isoform X1: MFRFQSLDDDCTLEEEEGPVEEEDEIDQFNDDTFGAGAIDDDWQEEHARLAELDERDGLLGGGEVSSVIPPPPESIPLPSSLPPPPIPSLSPLGSEDKAGGDLAESLAHLILDSDPAIAEVGAAEPDRSRLPPSAPSNQTLPPGFRGMSPQMLSYQQQQQLLHRGGVQMNSHSIWENNMGFGPVSVPHGIVTHIEDSPLLSMMKELPKLTPPISREEGRDLSERVPPPRASSPVIGSPPVRAIPIGTPPKQPMSHAMNQQLHHPTAVHVRAPIPHRFPPPFPERLSPNTLLNITNSPLCRPPFPAGVAPVLSQIQRAQLLNSQVGPFPRGAGPAPSMLPGAAGGFRPYFGQPSPRVGPHGPHPNHVPLPSHAPIRHNTTHLHPQHRRMLTQRMQSRGGGVRGGGCDRRIRDPYSNLMTQKEKDWVARIQMMQLQSTDPYLDDYYYQNYYEKMEKRQERDRDSSRKEHTTKLITPQVAKIEHTYRPVQFAGSLGKLTVSSVNNPRKMIDAVVTSRSDDEEKREKQVWNKRRQILYTVEKMYSLLLEVQDFEKKFIQTPEEEREALLEQHKTNTLQLYNSLREKEWDDRVSDQQCLLIMSVRKGKRLIARLLPFLSSSQAAAVIMGVARNLPALAKKDKQDQVLCWLVEPTAGVIQSMSSSTLTDLLQELQGGDGHFPRVLQNKFGVTLLYLILSEGERMQSSDPNCQLMDDNRWTELVFSVTRELLQVPSSSLSPPLFTPPNLLSLFSRYVDRQRLEQLQEKLQITALSRDHFHFCQ, translated from the exons ATGTTCCGTTTTCAG TCCCTTGATGATGACTGCAccctggaggaggaggagggtccGGTAGAGGAAGAAGATGAAATTGACCAGTTTAACGATGACACATTTGGTGCTGGAGCGATTG ATGATGACTGGCAGGAAGAGCATGCACGACTGGCGGAGCTGGATGAGAGAGATGGGCTGCTGGGGGGTGGTGAAGTGTCCTCCGTTATCCCTCCTCCACCCGAGAGCATCCCTCTTCCCTcatctctcccccctccccctattccctccctctctccgcTTGGCTCTGAGGACAAGGCTGGTGGTGACCTGGCCGAGTCTCTGGCTCACCTCATACTTGACTCAGATCCTGCCATCGCAGAGGTGGGTGCGGCCGAACCGGACAGATCCCGCCTCCCACCATCAGCGCCGTCCAATCAGACGCTGCCTCCAGGTTTCAGAGGCATGTCACCCCAGATGCTCAGCTaccagcaacaacagcagctccTGCACAGAGGGGGGGTGCAGATGAACTCACATAGTATTTGGGAGAACAACATGGGCTTTGGTCCTGTTAGTGTTCCACATGGAATTGTTACACACATtgag GACTCTCCGCTGTTGTCCATGATGAAAGAGCTTCCAAAACTGACTCCTCCAATCAGCAGGGAGGAGGGGCGGGATTTGTCTGAAAGGGTCCCGCCCCCTAGGGCATCCTCACCTGTAATTGGAAGTCCACCTGTAAGAGCGATACCCATTGGAACTCCACCCAAACAGCCCATGAGCCACGCTATGAATCAGCAG CTCCACCATCCCACTGCGGTGCACGTAAGAGCTCCAATACCACACCGTTTCCCTCCTCCTTTCCCCGAGCGCCTCTCACCCAACACCCTGCTGAACATCACC aaCTCTCCGCTTTGTCGTCCCCCGTTCCCAGCTGGAGTCGCTCCTGTCCTGTCTCAGATACAGCGAGCTCAGCTGCTCAACTCTCAG GTGGGTCCGTTCCCCCGAGGTGCTGGTCCAGCTCCTTCCATGCTGCCCGGTGCTGCTGGAGGCTTTAGGCCTTATTTTGGGCAGCCGTCTCCCAGAGTTGGCCCTCATGGGCCTCATCCTAACCACGTTCCTTTGCCTAGCCACGCCCCTATTCGCCACAACACAACCCACCTCCACCCTCAGCACCGCAGGATGCTTACACAGAGGATGCAGAGCAGAGG tggTGGTGTGAGAGGTGGTGGTTGTGACCGGAGGATCAGGGACCCTTACAGTAATCTGATGACTCAGAAGGAGAAGGACTGGGTGGCCCGTATTCAGATGATGCAGCTGCAGAGCACTGACCCTTATCTGGACGACTATTATTACCAG AATTATTATGAAAAGATGGAGAAGCGTCAGGAGCGAGACCGAGACAGCAGCAGGAAGGAGCACACTACTAAACTCATCACTCCTCAGGTGGCCAAGATCGAGCACACCTATCGCCCAg tgcagtttGCTGGTTCTCTGGGTAAACTCACCGTGTCCAGTGTGAACAATCCCAGGAAGATGATCGATGCCGTTGTGACGAGTCGCTCTGATGATGAG gagaagagagaaaaacaggtgTGGAATAAGAGACGACAGATTCTCTACACTGTGGAGAAG atgtACAGTCTGCTGCTGGAGGTTCAGGACTTTGAGAAGAAATTTATCCAGACTccagaggaggagagagaagctCTGCTGGAGCAACACAAAACCAACACACTGCAGCTCTACAACtctctgagagagaaagagtgggaCGACCG agtgAGCGATCAGCAGTGTCTTCTGATCATGTCCGTGCGTAAAGGGAAACGCCTCATCGCTAGGCTCCTCCCATTCCTGTCTTCATCCCAAGCTGCTGCCGTCATCATGGGAGTCGCTCGCAATCTTCCTGCTCTGGCCAAGAAGGACAAGCAGGATCAG GTGCTGTGCTGGTTGGTGGAGCCGACTGCAGGTGTGATTCAGTCCATGTCGAGCTCCACCCTCACTGATCTACTGCAGGAGCTGCAGGGGGGTGACGGTCACTTCCCCCGTGTGCTGCAGAATAAA TTTGGTGTGACGCTGCTGTACCTGatcctgagtgagggagagcGAATGCAGAGCTCTGATCCTAACTGTCAGCTCATGGATGATAATCGCTG GACGGAGTTGGTGTTCTCAGTGACGAGGGAACTGTTACAGGttccttcctcctctctctctcctcctctcttcacCCCTCCcaacctcctctctctcttctctcgctaTGTCGACCGGCAGAGGCTCGAGCAACTGCAGGAGAAACTACA GATCACTGCCTTGTCCAG GGATCACTTCCATTTCTGCCAATGA
- the patl1 gene encoding protein PAT1 homolog 1 isoform X2: MFRFQSLDDDCTLEEEEGPVEEEDEIDQFNDDTFGAGAIDDDWQEEHARLAELDERDGLLGGGEVSSVIPPPPESIPLPSSLPPPPIPSLSPLGSEDKAGGDLAESLAHLILDSDPAIAEVGAAEPDRSRLPPSAPSNQTLPPGFRGMSPQMLSYQQQQQLLHRGGVQMNSHSIWENNMGFGPVSVPHGIVTHIEDSPLLSMMKELPKLTPPISREEGRDLSERVPPPRASSPVIGSPPVRAIPIGTPPKQPMSHAMNQQLHHPTAVHVRAPIPHRFPPPFPERLSPNTLLNITNSPLCRPPFPAGVAPVLSQIQRAQLLNSQVGPFPRGAGPAPSMLPGAAGGFRPYFGQPSPRVGPHGPHPNHVPLPSHAPIRHNTTHLHPQHRRMLTQRMQSRGGGVRGGGCDRRIRDPYSNLMTQKEKDWVARIQMMQLQSTDPYLDDYYYQNYYEKMEKRQERDRDSSRKEHTTKLITPQVAKIEHTYRPVQFAGSLGKLTVSSVNNPRKMIDAVVTSRSDDEEKREKQVWNKRRQILYTVEKMYSLLLEVQDFEKKFIQTPEEEREALLEQHKTNTLQLYNSLREKEWDDRVSDQQCLLIMSVRKGKRLIARLLPFLSSSQAAAVIMGVARNLPALAKKDKQDQVLCWLVEPTAGVIQSMSSSTLTDLLQELQGGDGHFPRVLQNKFGVTLLYLILSEGERMQSSDPNCQLMDDNRWTELVFSVTRELLQVPSSSLSPPLFTPPNLLSLFSRYVDRQRLEQLQEKLQITALSRLCDSS, translated from the exons ATGTTCCGTTTTCAG TCCCTTGATGATGACTGCAccctggaggaggaggagggtccGGTAGAGGAAGAAGATGAAATTGACCAGTTTAACGATGACACATTTGGTGCTGGAGCGATTG ATGATGACTGGCAGGAAGAGCATGCACGACTGGCGGAGCTGGATGAGAGAGATGGGCTGCTGGGGGGTGGTGAAGTGTCCTCCGTTATCCCTCCTCCACCCGAGAGCATCCCTCTTCCCTcatctctcccccctccccctattccctccctctctccgcTTGGCTCTGAGGACAAGGCTGGTGGTGACCTGGCCGAGTCTCTGGCTCACCTCATACTTGACTCAGATCCTGCCATCGCAGAGGTGGGTGCGGCCGAACCGGACAGATCCCGCCTCCCACCATCAGCGCCGTCCAATCAGACGCTGCCTCCAGGTTTCAGAGGCATGTCACCCCAGATGCTCAGCTaccagcaacaacagcagctccTGCACAGAGGGGGGGTGCAGATGAACTCACATAGTATTTGGGAGAACAACATGGGCTTTGGTCCTGTTAGTGTTCCACATGGAATTGTTACACACATtgag GACTCTCCGCTGTTGTCCATGATGAAAGAGCTTCCAAAACTGACTCCTCCAATCAGCAGGGAGGAGGGGCGGGATTTGTCTGAAAGGGTCCCGCCCCCTAGGGCATCCTCACCTGTAATTGGAAGTCCACCTGTAAGAGCGATACCCATTGGAACTCCACCCAAACAGCCCATGAGCCACGCTATGAATCAGCAG CTCCACCATCCCACTGCGGTGCACGTAAGAGCTCCAATACCACACCGTTTCCCTCCTCCTTTCCCCGAGCGCCTCTCACCCAACACCCTGCTGAACATCACC aaCTCTCCGCTTTGTCGTCCCCCGTTCCCAGCTGGAGTCGCTCCTGTCCTGTCTCAGATACAGCGAGCTCAGCTGCTCAACTCTCAG GTGGGTCCGTTCCCCCGAGGTGCTGGTCCAGCTCCTTCCATGCTGCCCGGTGCTGCTGGAGGCTTTAGGCCTTATTTTGGGCAGCCGTCTCCCAGAGTTGGCCCTCATGGGCCTCATCCTAACCACGTTCCTTTGCCTAGCCACGCCCCTATTCGCCACAACACAACCCACCTCCACCCTCAGCACCGCAGGATGCTTACACAGAGGATGCAGAGCAGAGG tggTGGTGTGAGAGGTGGTGGTTGTGACCGGAGGATCAGGGACCCTTACAGTAATCTGATGACTCAGAAGGAGAAGGACTGGGTGGCCCGTATTCAGATGATGCAGCTGCAGAGCACTGACCCTTATCTGGACGACTATTATTACCAG AATTATTATGAAAAGATGGAGAAGCGTCAGGAGCGAGACCGAGACAGCAGCAGGAAGGAGCACACTACTAAACTCATCACTCCTCAGGTGGCCAAGATCGAGCACACCTATCGCCCAg tgcagtttGCTGGTTCTCTGGGTAAACTCACCGTGTCCAGTGTGAACAATCCCAGGAAGATGATCGATGCCGTTGTGACGAGTCGCTCTGATGATGAG gagaagagagaaaaacaggtgTGGAATAAGAGACGACAGATTCTCTACACTGTGGAGAAG atgtACAGTCTGCTGCTGGAGGTTCAGGACTTTGAGAAGAAATTTATCCAGACTccagaggaggagagagaagctCTGCTGGAGCAACACAAAACCAACACACTGCAGCTCTACAACtctctgagagagaaagagtgggaCGACCG agtgAGCGATCAGCAGTGTCTTCTGATCATGTCCGTGCGTAAAGGGAAACGCCTCATCGCTAGGCTCCTCCCATTCCTGTCTTCATCCCAAGCTGCTGCCGTCATCATGGGAGTCGCTCGCAATCTTCCTGCTCTGGCCAAGAAGGACAAGCAGGATCAG GTGCTGTGCTGGTTGGTGGAGCCGACTGCAGGTGTGATTCAGTCCATGTCGAGCTCCACCCTCACTGATCTACTGCAGGAGCTGCAGGGGGGTGACGGTCACTTCCCCCGTGTGCTGCAGAATAAA TTTGGTGTGACGCTGCTGTACCTGatcctgagtgagggagagcGAATGCAGAGCTCTGATCCTAACTGTCAGCTCATGGATGATAATCGCTG GACGGAGTTGGTGTTCTCAGTGACGAGGGAACTGTTACAGGttccttcctcctctctctctcctcctctcttcacCCCTCCcaacctcctctctctcttctctcgctaTGTCGACCGGCAGAGGCTCGAGCAACTGCAGGAGAAACTACA GATCACTGCCTTGTCCAG ACTCTGTGATTCTTCCTGA
- the patl1 gene encoding protein PAT1 homolog 1 isoform X3 has translation MFRFQSLDDDCTLEEEEGPVEEEDEIDQFNDDTFGAGAIDDDWQEEHARLAELDERDGLLGGGEVSSVIPPPPESIPLPSSLPPPPIPSLSPLGSEDKAGGDLAESLAHLILDSDPAIAEVGAAEPDRSRLPPSAPSNQTLPPGFRGMSPQMLSYQQQQQLLHRGGVQMNSHSIWENNMGFGPVSVPHGIVTHIEDSPLLSMMKELPKLTPPISREEGRDLSERVPPPRASSPVIGSPPVRAIPIGTPPKQPMSHAMNQQLHHPTAVHVRAPIPHRFPPPFPERLSPNTLLNITNSPLCRPPFPAGVAPVLSQIQRAQLLNSQVGPFPRGAGPAPSMLPGAAGGFRPYFGQPSPRVGPHGPHPNHVPLPSHAPIRHNTTHLHPQHRRMLTQRMQSRGGGVRGGGCDRRIRDPYSNLMTQKEKDWVARIQMMQLQSTDPYLDDYYYQNYYEKMEKRQERDRDSSRKEHTTKLITPQVAKIEHTYRPVQFAGSLGKLTVSSVNNPRKMIDAVVTSRSDDEEKREKQVWNKRRQILYTVEKMYSLLLEVQDFEKKFIQTPEEEREALLEQHKTNTLQLYNSLREKEWDDRVSDQQCLLIMSVRKGKRLIARLLPFLSSSQAAAVIMGVARNLPALAKKDKQDQVLCWLVEPTAGVIQSMSSSTLTDLLQELQGGDGHFPRVLQNKFGVTLLYLILSEGERMQSSDPNCQLMDDNRWTELVFSVTRELLQVPSSSLSPPLFTPPNLLSLFSRYVDRQRLEQLQEKLQITALSR, from the exons ATGTTCCGTTTTCAG TCCCTTGATGATGACTGCAccctggaggaggaggagggtccGGTAGAGGAAGAAGATGAAATTGACCAGTTTAACGATGACACATTTGGTGCTGGAGCGATTG ATGATGACTGGCAGGAAGAGCATGCACGACTGGCGGAGCTGGATGAGAGAGATGGGCTGCTGGGGGGTGGTGAAGTGTCCTCCGTTATCCCTCCTCCACCCGAGAGCATCCCTCTTCCCTcatctctcccccctccccctattccctccctctctccgcTTGGCTCTGAGGACAAGGCTGGTGGTGACCTGGCCGAGTCTCTGGCTCACCTCATACTTGACTCAGATCCTGCCATCGCAGAGGTGGGTGCGGCCGAACCGGACAGATCCCGCCTCCCACCATCAGCGCCGTCCAATCAGACGCTGCCTCCAGGTTTCAGAGGCATGTCACCCCAGATGCTCAGCTaccagcaacaacagcagctccTGCACAGAGGGGGGGTGCAGATGAACTCACATAGTATTTGGGAGAACAACATGGGCTTTGGTCCTGTTAGTGTTCCACATGGAATTGTTACACACATtgag GACTCTCCGCTGTTGTCCATGATGAAAGAGCTTCCAAAACTGACTCCTCCAATCAGCAGGGAGGAGGGGCGGGATTTGTCTGAAAGGGTCCCGCCCCCTAGGGCATCCTCACCTGTAATTGGAAGTCCACCTGTAAGAGCGATACCCATTGGAACTCCACCCAAACAGCCCATGAGCCACGCTATGAATCAGCAG CTCCACCATCCCACTGCGGTGCACGTAAGAGCTCCAATACCACACCGTTTCCCTCCTCCTTTCCCCGAGCGCCTCTCACCCAACACCCTGCTGAACATCACC aaCTCTCCGCTTTGTCGTCCCCCGTTCCCAGCTGGAGTCGCTCCTGTCCTGTCTCAGATACAGCGAGCTCAGCTGCTCAACTCTCAG GTGGGTCCGTTCCCCCGAGGTGCTGGTCCAGCTCCTTCCATGCTGCCCGGTGCTGCTGGAGGCTTTAGGCCTTATTTTGGGCAGCCGTCTCCCAGAGTTGGCCCTCATGGGCCTCATCCTAACCACGTTCCTTTGCCTAGCCACGCCCCTATTCGCCACAACACAACCCACCTCCACCCTCAGCACCGCAGGATGCTTACACAGAGGATGCAGAGCAGAGG tggTGGTGTGAGAGGTGGTGGTTGTGACCGGAGGATCAGGGACCCTTACAGTAATCTGATGACTCAGAAGGAGAAGGACTGGGTGGCCCGTATTCAGATGATGCAGCTGCAGAGCACTGACCCTTATCTGGACGACTATTATTACCAG AATTATTATGAAAAGATGGAGAAGCGTCAGGAGCGAGACCGAGACAGCAGCAGGAAGGAGCACACTACTAAACTCATCACTCCTCAGGTGGCCAAGATCGAGCACACCTATCGCCCAg tgcagtttGCTGGTTCTCTGGGTAAACTCACCGTGTCCAGTGTGAACAATCCCAGGAAGATGATCGATGCCGTTGTGACGAGTCGCTCTGATGATGAG gagaagagagaaaaacaggtgTGGAATAAGAGACGACAGATTCTCTACACTGTGGAGAAG atgtACAGTCTGCTGCTGGAGGTTCAGGACTTTGAGAAGAAATTTATCCAGACTccagaggaggagagagaagctCTGCTGGAGCAACACAAAACCAACACACTGCAGCTCTACAACtctctgagagagaaagagtgggaCGACCG agtgAGCGATCAGCAGTGTCTTCTGATCATGTCCGTGCGTAAAGGGAAACGCCTCATCGCTAGGCTCCTCCCATTCCTGTCTTCATCCCAAGCTGCTGCCGTCATCATGGGAGTCGCTCGCAATCTTCCTGCTCTGGCCAAGAAGGACAAGCAGGATCAG GTGCTGTGCTGGTTGGTGGAGCCGACTGCAGGTGTGATTCAGTCCATGTCGAGCTCCACCCTCACTGATCTACTGCAGGAGCTGCAGGGGGGTGACGGTCACTTCCCCCGTGTGCTGCAGAATAAA TTTGGTGTGACGCTGCTGTACCTGatcctgagtgagggagagcGAATGCAGAGCTCTGATCCTAACTGTCAGCTCATGGATGATAATCGCTG GACGGAGTTGGTGTTCTCAGTGACGAGGGAACTGTTACAGGttccttcctcctctctctctcctcctctcttcacCCCTCCcaacctcctctctctcttctctcgctaTGTCGACCGGCAGAGGCTCGAGCAACTGCAGGAGAAACTACA GATCACTGCCTTGTCCAGGTAG
- the LOC113641455 gene encoding CD209 antigen-like protein 2 has protein sequence MEATENDADFENIYMNEDDADKTSDQSGIYDSIYINTTTESPGSAGACERRKVMLSDMAAVALGILCVLLLAVIIVLCIQHNTELHQIQSHNENTTRERDGLQSRYNILNMEKDQLMKLNHNLTSERNQLQSSYDTLRSEREAMQKKLKETEFCPYGWRRFLSSCYLISPDKRTWEESRQACRKIGADLVIINSREEQQFVSEFGTNIWIGLTDRDWEGHWKWVDNTALQSGYWMNNEPNNGGHRLSNEDCVELVPVSISVTSNWNDVNCSHVLYSLCERFGAEVNNRRYSFNRRVH, from the exons ATGGAGGCGACTGAGAACGACGCAGACTTtgagaacatctacatgaacgaggatgatgctgacAAAACTTCTGATCAGAGTGGAATCTATGACAGCatctacataaacacaacaaccGAGAGCccag GTTCTGCAGGTGCTTGTGAAAGGAGAAAGGTGATGTTGAGTGACATGGCTGCAGTGGCTCTGGGCATCCTGTGTGTTCTCCTGCTGGCTGTAATCATTGTGCTGTGTATACAACATAACACAGAGCTGCATCAGATACAGAGCCACAATGAGAACACgactagagagagagacggcTTACAGAGCAGGTATAACATCTTAAACATGGAGAAAGACCAGTTAATGAAGCTGAACCACAATCTGACTTCAGAGAGAAACCAGTTACAGAGCAGCTACGACACTCTGAGGTCTGAGAGAGAAGCAATGCAGAAGAAGCTTAAAGAAACAG AGTTTTGTCCATATGGATGGAGAAGGTTCTTGTCCAGCTGTTACCTCATCTCTCCTGATAAAAGAACATGGGAGGAGAGCAGACAGGCCTGCAGAAAGATAGGAGCAGATCTGGTGATCATCAACAGCAGAGAAGAACAG caATTTGTTTCTGAATTTGGCACGAACATCTGGATTGGACTGACTGATCGTGACTGGGAGGGACATTGGAAATGGGTGGATAACACAGCTCTGCAGTCTGG GTACTGGATGAACAATGAGCCGAATAACGGTGGGCATCGCCTTAGTAACGAGGACTGTGTTGAGCTCGTACCCGTCTCCATCTCTGTAACATCCAACTGGAACGATGTGAACTGTAGCCATGTCCTTTATTCGCTATGTGAAAGATTTGGAGCCGAAGTCAATAACAGACGATATTCCTTTAACAGACGTGTTCATTAG
- the LOC113641413 gene encoding N-acyl-aromatic-L-amino acid amidohydrolase (carboxylate-forming) B-like gives MERIRLPVLRHVAICGGTHGNEMTGIHLVQELERQQKEKGDAPWPVSVTLVLSNPRAVKECKRYIDMDLNRCFTSATLSSPITDDTPYEIQRAQELNSLLGPKGSEGAVELICDLHNTTANMGLTIISYSHNNWICLHIFKHLQEKITNVPVKLVLLNLPLSAAYSLESVSKYGCSLEVGPQPHGIVRADIFNVMKQGVDAILDWTETFNSGKLIEGGEIEAYIIQKSMDYPRDPKTGKPSAAIHPQLQDQDFCLLQHGDPVFLTFSGETLSYEEEEPLHPLFINEAAYYEKGIAFHLAHKKTLNIPGIQAETA, from the exons ATGGAGAGGATCCGTTTGCCAGTGTTGCGTCATGTGGCGATTTGTGGTGGCACACATGGAAACGAGATGACGGGGATTCACCTGGTGCAGGAGTTGGAGAGACAGCAGAAAGAGAAAGGTGATGCCCCCTGGCCTGTCTCTGTCACCTTGGTATTGTCCAACCCACGAGCTGTGAAGGAGTGTAAGAGATACATCGACATGGACCTTAACCGCTGCTTTACCAGTGCTACCCTCAG ctCTCCCATCACTGATGATACTCCGTATGAGATACAGAGAGCTCAGGAGTTAAACTCTCTGTTGGGCCCCAAAGGTTCAGAAGGTGCTGTAGAACTGATCTGTGACCTCCATAACACCACGGCTAACATGGGCCTCACCATCATCTCCTACTCGCATAACAACTGGATCTGCCTTCATATCTTTAAACACCTGCAG gaaaaAATCACCAATGTGCCTGTGAAGTTGGTCTTACTTAATCTTCCACTTTCTGCAGCATATTCCCTCGAGTCTGTCTCCAAGTACGGCTGCT CTTTAGAAGTCGGGCCGCAGCCACATGGCATTGTCAGAGCAGACATCTTCAACGTCATGAAACAGGGTGTGGACGCCATCCTGGACTGGACTGAAACCTTTAACTCAG GGAAATTAATTGAAGGAGGAGAGATAGAGGCCTACATCATTCAAAAGAGTATGGATTACCCCAGAGACCCAAAGACTGGAAAACCGTCAGCTGCCATTCATCCACAGCTACAG GATCAGGACTTCTGCCTGCTCCAGCACGGGGATCCTGTGTTCCTGACGTTCTCTGGAGAGACGCTGAGCTACGAAGAAGAAGAACCTCTTCATCCTCTGTTCATTAATGAGGCCGCTTACTACGAGAAGGGAATCGCCTTCCATCTGGCTCACAAGAAGACACTGAACATCCCGGGGATTCAAGCAGAAACAGCCTGA
- the tacr3l gene encoding tachykinin receptor 3-like, translated as MASNVTRNWTNQFAQPPWRVALWSVAYSSILTVAVFGNLVVMWIIVAHRRMRTVTNYFLLNLAFSDASMAAFNTLINFIYAAHGDWYFGEAYCKFHNFFPVTSVFASIYSMTAISVDRYMAIIHPLKPRLSATATKVVIVCIWVLAVVLAFPLCFYSTIRSLPRRTICYVAWPRPAEDSLMYHAIVSVLVYMLPLVVIGIAYTIIGVTLWGSEIPGDSSDNYHGQLRAKRKVVKMMIVVVVTFALCWLPYHIYFIVTGLNKQLNKRKSIQQVYLSVMWLAMSSTMYNPIIYCCLNNRFRAGFKRAFRWCPFIRVSSYDELELRTARLHPRNRSSMCTLSRVDTSVLGDDPRHGDCKSTKSLNHSEIIGSKASPPPTKYGLYTDTASTSKHFD; from the exons ATGGCCTCGAACGTGACGCGCAACTGGACCAATCAGTTCGCTCAGCCGCCGTGGCGCGTGGCTCTGTGGTCGGTGGCGTACAGCTCCATCCTGACGGTGGCCGTGTTCGGGAACCTGGTGGTCATGTGGATCATTGTGGCTCACCGCAGGATGCGGACCGTCACTAACTACTTCCTGCTGAACCTCGCCTTCTCCGACGCCTCCATGGCCGCGTTTAACACGCTCATTAACTTCATTTACGCAGCGCACGGGGACTGGTACTTCGGAGAGGCGTACTGCAAGTTCCACAACTTCTTCCCGGTCACCTCGGTGTTCGCCAGCATCTACTCCATGACCGCCATCTCTGTGGACAG GTACATGGCCATCATCCATCCTCTGAAGCCCAGACTATCAGCCACAGCCACTAAAGTGgtcattgtgtgtatttgggttCTCGCTGTGGTTCTGGCATTTCCTCTCTGCTTCTACTCCACCATCAGGAGTCTACCACGAAGAACGATCTGCTATGTTGCTTGGCCAAGACCAGCTGAAGATTCTCTAAT GTACCACGCCATAGTGTCTGTGCTGGTCTACATGCTGCCCCTAGTGGTGATTGGAATTGCTTACACCATAATCGGAGTGACGTTGTGGGGAAGTGAAATTCCAGGAGATTCGTCAGACAACTATCACGGTCAGCTCCGCGCCAAGAGGAAG gtggtgaagatgatgattGTGGTAGTGGTGACCTTTGCCCTTTGCTGGCTGCCCTATCACATCTactttattgtcactggacTGAACAAACAGTTAAATAAGAGGAAGTCAATTCAGCAGGTTTATCTCTCAGTGATGTGGCTGGCCATGAGCTCCACCATGTACAACCCCATCATCTACTGCTGCCTCAAcaacag GTTCAGAGCAGGCTTCAAAAGGGCTTTCCGGTGGTGTCCTTTCATCCGAGTATCGAGTTATGACGAGTTGGAGCTGCGTACAGCGCGACTCCACCCACGTAACCGCAGTAGCATGTGCACGTTATCCCGCGTCGACACCAGCGTCCTTGGAGACGACCCTCGCCATGGCGACTGCAAGAGCACCAAGTCTCTGAACCACAGCGAGATCATTGGCTCGAAAGCGAGTCCTCCTCCAACCAAATACGGCCTGTACACCGACACGGCCTCCACCTCCAAACACTTCGACTGA